TCTGTTAGCCAAACGGTTCATTTTGACCAGTTAAGGATCACCCAAAGTGGCCAAGAGCCCGAAGTTGGCGTGAATCAGGTGCCGAAGTTCATGCGATTTTGCAGGCCAAGCGCTCAGCTAGTTGGACCAAAGTCGCATCGTTGTCCGCTTCGACTAACTCCCGTAACACCTCATGATGAGAGGCTTGAAGCGTGGGTTGAGGGCCCCCAGTATAGGGTTTGGGGGCAATGCTGCCGGTGGCTTGATACTGTTTCACCAGGAGACGGACGCTATCTTGACTCACTTGAAAGCGCTTGGCTAATTGTCGAATCGACCCTTCGCCTCGCTCATACAGGGTGACGATGCGGCGACGTAAATCGGCAGAGTGGGGGCACATAGGGACTACCAGAGCAGTACAAAAGAGCGTACTGCATAAGCTTGCACACCGCTATACCTTCATGCTCCAGGGACTTGAGCTAGAGATCCCGCCCAATAGCAGTTGAATTTCCAAAATGAGAATTGCTGGCTATTACAGGACCCGCCTGCGGACGGCGATCTGTGGGATGGTCCGAAAGTAGCGCAGTGGATGAGCGGCGTGTTAGGACGCCCAATCCATCCTCAGCGTGGTTGGGAATATCTCAAAAGTCTGGAGATGCGTCGCCGTCGTCCTCGTCCCGCTCACATTGACAGTGACATCGAAGTGCAAACGGCGTGGAAAAAAAACTCCCAACTCTCCTCGCCGACTTGAAGGCAACGTATCCTGAGGCGACTTTTCGAGTTTGGGCAGAAGATGAACATCGCATTGGCTTGCACCCCGTCAATCGCATGGTGTGGGTGCCCCTCGGCGAGACACCCATCGCTCCCGTGAACTTCAAATATGAGTGGCTGTGGCTCATCGGCTTTGTCGAGCCGAGCAGTGGTGAAACCTATTGGTGGATTGTGCCCCGGTTAAATTGGCCGATTCTCGAACGGGTCCTGGCGGATTTTGCCCAGGCTTTTGAGGTCAGTGCCACTAATCGCATAGTGTTGGTGCTCGACCAAGCCAGTTTCCATACGACTCATAAGTTAACAGTTCCAGACGGGATGCACTTGCTGTTTCTACCCCCGCGCTCACCTGAACTCCAACCCGCAGAACGACTCTGGCCACTCACGAACGAGGCCATTGCCAACCGCAGCTTTGAGTCTTTAGATGAGTTGGAAGCCGTCACAGCTCATCGATGCCGGGTGCTCATGAACCGTCCTGAGTTTATGCGTGGGATAACTGGATATCACTGGTGGCTTGAGGCGGTAGCATGAGCGTGCTTGTTCAAACGGATTTTATATTAAGAAGCGCAGTGCCTTAGCCCGATTTTTAGTCCATCATGGCACACCAGATGCAGCACTGTAGATAGCATGGAATCAGATTAAGCCAACTCTGAATAAAGCGTTACCCAACCAGGGAAATTCTAAGAGAAGTGGCAAAAGACGACCTTTAATAGGAGCAATATCTCTAAATGATTGAAATGCCAATTCAGAGTTACACTCATTTAGGATATTGGTATTTAATGAAATGCTATCTTCAAGGTTTTTGACCTGATGCCACCATCTTGGAGGAATATAGATCACTTCCCCTGGTTCTAATACCGCTTCTATGGGTTTGGCATGGGCATAGAGTGGAAATTGATTGAGATTAGGACTGAAAGCATTCACTTCTCCGCCGTATAGGAAATCCCCTTGATCCGGTGAGAAAAATATGATTTTTTTGCGTCCAGAAGTCAATGCAACCCATGCTGGCAAATCGTATGAATCGATGTGGAGACCAATAGATGAATCTTTAGGGCCGATATACACGGTAGAGCGCTCCAGTCGATATTTCTTTTGCAGTTCCATTGGTAAGCGTTCGAGCCAATTGGGAAAATAAACAGGCACATCATAATCTTGACGTAGCTCAGGAAAGGAAGAGAGCCGTAATTCTTCCAAATAAAGAGAGCGTTGACGATCGTGGCTAGCTAAGTAGTCGAGATAGTCTGCCAGTTTCATGGTGATGTCTTGATTCCGGCTTCTAATTCCCTCAGAACAATCTGTGACCGTCACATTGATCGAGCCATAGGTTGACCTAAAAAAATCCAACGTCCATTTTGTTAAGGCAGGCCAGTTTTTAATAACATCTGTGAGAATAACAGGCTTGCAAACAGAGGCGTAGTCTCTAATAAATTCTTCGTAAGAAAGTTGACTGCGGCGATCGATCAAAGCAACGGCTTCCCAGGAAACCTTAAATTGTTTCTTTTGCCATACTCGTTTGAGAAAATAAGTGGCAAGCAATACGGTAATGCCTAAGATAGGTAAAGCAAGTCCTAACCAGAAAATATTAAAATGAGAGAGCAGTAATTGCATTGTTATACCAGGATTAAGTATTTCAAATTAGGAAAACTATGAGGATAAAAAGCAATGGCCAGTTAGTTGCCAACAGTTTGACTTCTATTCTTAGTTTGTCTGATTAAGATAACTGTTTAACTGCTCAGCTAAGACTTGTACCTGAGGTTTAGCGAGCATCGTATAATGATTTCCAGGCACAACAACGACCTCTACTGATTCAGAAGAGAGTTGATCCCATCCCCAACTCAAATCATCGGGGTAAGCGGCTCCTTCATCGCTATCTTTGCCCTGGAAAAGCAGCAATCGCTCTGGGTAAATAATTTGAGGTAAATAGTTTTGATAAGCTCGCAAGTTGCTCTTATAAAGCTTGAATAAGAGACAGAATTGGTGAAAATCAATATCAGTTGGCATTAAGTTAGCTGCCTGCAATTGGTCTAGGAAATAATTTAACTTCTCTGCGGTTGGCAGTTTCCGTAATGTGTTGAATCGATCGTGGAACGTTGATAAATCGTACCCAGCGGCACCAGCTATATCTCTAGCAAAACCGACTAATGCTGTAACATCAAAATCACTCTCAACCTCCGCAGGCTTGCTTCTGGAAATGGGCGCTGGATTATCTAGCAATGCCAGCAGTTCGATCAAATGCCCTTGCTTTTGCAATTGTTGTGCCATTTCAAACGCAATGAAGCTTCCCATTGACCAAGATACCAACAGGTATGGACCTTCTGGTTGAGCAAGACGAAGTGTTTCAATATAATGAGCTGCCATGTCTTCTATGCGAGTATAGGGTTCGCGATCTCCGTACAGACCGAGTGCTTGCAACCCATAGCACGGGCGATCGGTGCCCAAACTGCGTACCAGTTGGTTGTAGCAAAGGACTGTTCCACCCATCGAATGGATGAAAAATAGGGGTCTCTTAGAACCTTGTGACTGTATTTTAATTAGAGGGGCTTCAATGTCTGGTTTGCTAAATTTTGTGAATGATGAGTTTACTGCTGTATATCCATATTTTGTTGTAGAACTGGGCTGTAAAAACTCAACCTCTTGCAATTCTACAACACTCTCCTTAACAGCTCGAATAACCTGCTCAATTTCTTCATCTGTGTGGGAAGTTGATAGAAAAAGTCGGCGATTTTCTAAGGCGTAAACCCCTTTTTCTAAAAGATGATAAAACAATAAATCTATTCCTTTGAGAGTAGATGGATGGGTAAAACGAAAAAGTGAACCAAAATGAACAACCTGAATAGGTAACTGTTTCTGTTCAAAATAAGTATTAAGCGTTGTAGCTAATTGTGTTGTCTTCCGAGTTAAGGTTTCCTGGAGTAATGGTCCACTATGCTTGAGATGGTTGAGTGCAGCCCAAGCGGCCGCCATGACAAGCGGGTGTTTAAAGTAAGTTCCTGCAAATATAGTGGTTTCTGTCTGAGGATATGACGCATCCCCATAGTTCCAAAAGCCACCATCCAAAGCATCCATCAAGGCAGCTTTACCCGCTACAGCACCAATGGGAAAACCCACCCCAATTGCCTTGGCATAGGTCGTTAAGTCGGCGCGAATATTCCATAGCGCCTGTACGCCTCCAGGGTGGGTACGAAAGCCAGTAATCACCTCGTCGAAAATCAGGACAACGCCTGCGCTCTCAGTCCATTGCCTCAATTCATGCAAAAACGCTTTGGGTTGAAAACCGGGTCGCTCACTCTGGACTGGCTCAACCAAAACAGCCGCCAATTCGTGAGCGTGGGCTTTCAAGATGTTAAGAGATTGAGGATTTCCATAGTCTAAAACGATGGCTTGATCAGCTTTATATGACGGGATTCCCGGTGCATTGGGTACAGAATCTGGTGTTCCATCTCCACTGGGAATCCCCGTCGCTAACACATCATCCAAATTGCCATGAAATGAGCCAGTGAAAAAAGCAATCTTGGAACGTCCAGTGACGGCACGTGCAATTCGGATGGCTCCCTCTATCGCGTCTTTACCAGAATTGCAAAAAGCAACCCGTTCTTGCCCGGTCAACTCACAGATTAATTCAGCGACGTTACCTGCTAGCCGCGATTGGGGACCCAGTTGAATCCCTTGCTGAATCTGCTGTTGAATCGCTTCTACAACAAAAGAGGGGGAATGCCCGAACAGAAGCGCACCAAATCCCATTGACATATCAATGTACTCATTGTCGTCAATGTCCCAAATTTTGGCCCCAGCAGCTCGTTGCGTGTAAATTGGATATACTAATTCTTTGATAGCAAGATTGAACCCGCTGACGGCTCTGGGATTAGCATGACAGGGGCGGTGTATTTGGGTGAGCTGTTTGGATTTTTGGGTGAGCTGGCTCAGACGCTCAATTAATCCTTCTAAATGGTTTTGTTGACGAGTGCTCAATGTCTCTTTTTGAGGAGCGATTGCCCTTTTAGGTGGACTTGTACGATTGCTTGAGTGATTTTGGTTTTCCTGAGGCAATGAGGTAGAGGTTGTTGTTTGCTGTATATCTAACGGCGTAGAGACAGGTGTTCTGGCTTCCGAAGGAGATAATGTTTGCTGCTTTGATAAAGTATTGTGGCGCAACAAGTCTAGCTGTTTAGCCATTACTTGAAGCTGTTGTGCCAAGAGCTGTTTGACAGCAGTATTAGGAGTTGATATTTTTGGGAAATTTTCCAGCAAAGATGTTCCATTTTGACTCACTGTAGAGCTAGTAGACCGTTGTGATTCATTAACATCGGGAATAGACTCTGTTGCTGACTCTTCCAGAGGTCTCTGTTTAGAGATATAAATAGCAAGGTCGTGAATCGTTGGAGTATTCTCAAGCAATAAACGTAGAGAAACATTGATATCAAACTGTTTTCTGACCGCTCCACTCAGTTGCAGGGTGTGAATGGACTCTAGCCCCATTTCAAAAAAATGGGTGTGAACATCGATCGCAGAAGGATGGACACCCAGGATATCACTGGCAATCCTTGTGAGTTCTCCCAGGATTCTCTGAGTTGATGCATCGATCGGGGAAGAATTTGATATCGGCTGAACTTGAGAATGAGTCATCAGCAGTTCCTTGGTTTGCTATATTCTTGTGTGACTGAGGGATATCGCGACTGCGTTGCTCTGGTGTAATCTAAACGTGAGATTATTCATGCAGATTGAGTAGGTCTAGCTGTTGGGATATAATTTCTAGCTGTTGAGTAATTAGTTGTTCTAAGCTATGTTTTTCTAATTTGGTTTCGGTGCCAGTTTCTTGGTTATTTATTTCTTCTGAATTGATAGATTGATTGGGTTCACCCCTAGACAACGACTCTGGTGGCTCTAATTCATTAGAAACTTCAAAAGCATTACCTGTTTTGTGGCTGCTATGCTTCAAGTCTAATGGAGCGGGATTGTTCTTTGATGGTGCAGATGGCGGTGGCAAATTGTTGGTTTTAGGAGACTCAATCCAATAGCGCTGGCGTTCAAATGGATAGGTGGGCAAATGGACACGATGGCGTTGTTCGTAGGCGTAAAATCCTGACCAGTCGATCGGTACACCAGCAAGCCAAAGATTTCCCAGGGTGTTGAG
This portion of the Halomicronema hongdechloris C2206 genome encodes:
- a CDS encoding helix-turn-helix domain-containing protein is translated as MCPHSADLRRRIVTLYERGEGSIRQLAKRFQVSQDSVRLLVKQYQATGSIAPKPYTGGPQPTLQASHHEVLRELVEADNDATLVQLAERLACKIA
- a CDS encoding winged helix-turn-helix domain-containing protein; amino-acid sequence: MSGVLGRPIHPQRGWEYLKSLEMRRRRPRPAHIDSDIEVQTAWKKNSQLSSPT
- a CDS encoding IS630 family transposase; protein product: MEKKLPTLLADLKATYPEATFRVWAEDEHRIGLHPVNRMVWVPLGETPIAPVNFKYEWLWLIGFVEPSSGETYWWIVPRLNWPILERVLADFAQAFEVSATNRIVLVLDQASFHTTHKLTVPDGMHLLFLPPRSPELQPAERLWPLTNEAIANRSFESLDELEAVTAHRCRVLMNRPEFMRGITGYHWWLEAVA
- a CDS encoding cupin-like domain-containing protein, whose amino-acid sequence is MQLLLSHFNIFWLGLALPILGITVLLATYFLKRVWQKKQFKVSWEAVALIDRRSQLSYEEFIRDYASVCKPVILTDVIKNWPALTKWTLDFFRSTYGSINVTVTDCSEGIRSRNQDITMKLADYLDYLASHDRQRSLYLEELRLSSFPELRQDYDVPVYFPNWLERLPMELQKKYRLERSTVYIGPKDSSIGLHIDSYDLPAWVALTSGRKKIIFFSPDQGDFLYGGEVNAFSPNLNQFPLYAHAKPIEAVLEPGEVIYIPPRWWHQVKNLEDSISLNTNILNECNSELAFQSFRDIAPIKGRLLPLLLEFPWLGNALFRVGLI
- a CDS encoding aminotransferase class III-fold pyridoxal phosphate-dependent enzyme codes for the protein MTHSQVQPISNSSPIDASTQRILGELTRIASDILGVHPSAIDVHTHFFEMGLESIHTLQLSGAVRKQFDINVSLRLLLENTPTIHDLAIYISKQRPLEESATESIPDVNESQRSTSSTVSQNGTSLLENFPKISTPNTAVKQLLAQQLQVMAKQLDLLRHNTLSKQQTLSPSEARTPVSTPLDIQQTTTSTSLPQENQNHSSNRTSPPKRAIAPQKETLSTRQQNHLEGLIERLSQLTQKSKQLTQIHRPCHANPRAVSGFNLAIKELVYPIYTQRAAGAKIWDIDDNEYIDMSMGFGALLFGHSPSFVVEAIQQQIQQGIQLGPQSRLAGNVAELICELTGQERVAFCNSGKDAIEGAIRIARAVTGRSKIAFFTGSFHGNLDDVLATGIPSGDGTPDSVPNAPGIPSYKADQAIVLDYGNPQSLNILKAHAHELAAVLVEPVQSERPGFQPKAFLHELRQWTESAGVVLIFDEVITGFRTHPGGVQALWNIRADLTTYAKAIGVGFPIGAVAGKAALMDALDGGFWNYGDASYPQTETTIFAGTYFKHPLVMAAAWAALNHLKHSGPLLQETLTRKTTQLATTLNTYFEQKQLPIQVVHFGSLFRFTHPSTLKGIDLLFYHLLEKGVYALENRRLFLSTSHTDEEIEQVIRAVKESVVELQEVEFLQPSSTTKYGYTAVNSSFTKFSKPDIEAPLIKIQSQGSKRPLFFIHSMGGTVLCYNQLVRSLGTDRPCYGLQALGLYGDREPYTRIEDMAAHYIETLRLAQPEGPYLLVSWSMGSFIAFEMAQQLQKQGHLIELLALLDNPAPISRSKPAEVESDFDVTALVGFARDIAGAAGYDLSTFHDRFNTLRKLPTAEKLNYFLDQLQAANLMPTDIDFHQFCLLFKLYKSNLRAYQNYLPQIIYPERLLLFQGKDSDEGAAYPDDLSWGWDQLSSESVEVVVVPGNHYTMLAKPQVQVLAEQLNSYLNQTN